One part of the Pandoraea faecigallinarum genome encodes these proteins:
- a CDS encoding NADP-dependent malic enzyme gives MPTPIDPKLREAALEYHEFPSPGKIAIAPTKQLLNQRDLALAYSPGVAAACEEIVVDPLNASRYTARGNLVGVITNGTAVLGLGDIGPLASKPVMEGKGVLFKKFANIDVFDIEIAEKDPEKLVDIIAALEPTFGAINLEDIKAPECFIVERKLRERMKIPVFHDDQHGTAIVVAAALINGLKVVGKDLASVKVVTSGAGAAALACLDLLVDMGLPVENIWVTDLAGVVYEGRTELMDPEKIRFSQKTDARGLADVIGGADVFLGLSAAGVLKPEMVKTMADKPLIFALANPNPEITPELAKEVRPDCVMATGRTDYPNQVNNVLCFPFIFRGAIDVGATTITRSMEIAAVNALAELARQEQSDIVASAYGIKNLSFGPEYLIPKPFDPRLLVKVATAVAEAAMAAGVATRPLADLDAYSQSLQQFVYHSGGLMKPLFSVARSVPAGKKRIAFAEGEEERVLRAVQVLVDERVATPILVGRPAVIEHRIQQYGLRLTPGVDFTVVNPEHDERYRDYWETYHRLTNRKGVTASYARVEMRRRTTLIAAMLVNKGEADGMICGTVSTPGRHLHFIDRVIGKREGGNVYGAMNALILPNRQIFLVDTHINQDPTAEQLAEITLMAAEEIRRFGIQPKVALLSHSNFGTSDANCARKMRETLAILQERAPELEVDGEMHGDCALDPELRARIMPDSTLTGAANLLVMPNIDAANIAYNLLKTAAGNNVAIGPILLGAAKPVHILTESATVRRIINMAALVVADAAAQQQAR, from the coding sequence ATGCCCACGCCGATCGATCCGAAACTGCGCGAAGCTGCGCTCGAGTATCACGAATTTCCCAGCCCCGGCAAAATCGCCATCGCGCCGACCAAGCAGTTGCTGAACCAGCGCGATCTGGCGCTGGCGTATTCGCCGGGCGTTGCCGCCGCGTGCGAGGAAATCGTCGTCGATCCGCTCAACGCGTCGCGCTATACGGCCCGGGGCAATCTGGTGGGTGTGATTACCAACGGCACCGCCGTGCTGGGCCTGGGCGACATTGGTCCGCTGGCCTCGAAGCCGGTGATGGAAGGCAAGGGGGTGCTGTTCAAGAAGTTCGCCAATATCGACGTGTTCGATATCGAAATCGCGGAGAAGGACCCAGAGAAACTGGTCGACATCATTGCCGCGCTCGAACCGACGTTCGGGGCGATCAACCTTGAAGACATCAAGGCGCCGGAGTGCTTCATCGTGGAGCGCAAATTGCGCGAACGCATGAAGATTCCGGTCTTTCACGACGATCAACACGGCACGGCCATCGTGGTAGCGGCGGCGCTTATCAATGGCTTGAAGGTGGTGGGCAAGGATCTGGCCTCGGTGAAGGTGGTCACGTCCGGTGCGGGGGCAGCGGCCCTCGCGTGTCTCGATCTGCTCGTCGACATGGGGTTGCCCGTCGAGAATATCTGGGTGACAGACCTCGCGGGCGTAGTGTACGAAGGCCGTACCGAACTGATGGATCCGGAGAAGATTCGCTTCTCGCAAAAGACGGATGCGCGCGGACTGGCCGATGTGATCGGCGGCGCCGACGTGTTCCTCGGGCTGTCGGCTGCCGGCGTGCTCAAGCCGGAGATGGTCAAGACGATGGCGGACAAGCCGCTCATCTTCGCGCTGGCCAATCCGAACCCGGAAATCACGCCGGAACTGGCGAAGGAAGTGCGTCCGGACTGCGTGATGGCGACGGGCCGCACGGACTATCCGAACCAGGTCAACAACGTGCTGTGCTTCCCGTTCATTTTCCGCGGCGCGATTGACGTGGGCGCCACGACGATTACACGTTCGATGGAAATCGCCGCCGTAAACGCGCTCGCCGAACTCGCGCGTCAGGAACAGAGCGATATCGTGGCATCGGCCTACGGCATCAAGAATCTGTCGTTCGGCCCGGAGTATCTGATTCCGAAGCCTTTCGATCCGCGTCTGCTCGTCAAGGTGGCAACGGCCGTGGCAGAAGCGGCGATGGCGGCTGGCGTGGCAACGCGTCCGCTCGCCGATCTCGACGCCTATTCGCAGTCGCTCCAGCAATTCGTCTATCACAGCGGCGGACTGATGAAGCCGCTGTTCTCGGTCGCGCGCAGCGTGCCGGCCGGCAAGAAGCGCATTGCGTTTGCCGAAGGTGAAGAAGAGCGCGTGCTGCGTGCGGTGCAGGTGCTGGTGGATGAGCGTGTGGCCACGCCGATTCTCGTGGGCCGTCCGGCGGTGATCGAACATCGGATCCAGCAGTACGGCCTGCGCCTGACGCCGGGCGTGGACTTCACTGTCGTCAACCCGGAGCACGACGAGCGCTATCGCGATTACTGGGAGACGTACCATCGGCTGACGAACCGCAAGGGGGTGACGGCTTCGTATGCGCGCGTAGAAATGCGTCGCCGCACGACGCTCATTGCTGCCATGCTCGTGAACAAGGGCGAAGCGGACGGCATGATCTGCGGTACGGTGTCGACGCCCGGCCGTCACCTGCACTTCATCGACCGTGTGATCGGCAAGCGCGAAGGCGGAAACGTCTACGGCGCAATGAACGCGCTGATTTTGCCGAATCGACAGATTTTCCTGGTCGACACCCATATCAATCAGGATCCGACGGCCGAACAACTCGCTGAAATCACGCTGATGGCCGCTGAAGAAATACGTCGCTTCGGTATTCAGCCGAAGGTGGCCCTGCTGTCGCACTCGAACTTCGGTACGAGCGATGCGAATTGTGCACGCAAGATGCGTGAAACGCTGGCCATTCTGCAAGAACGCGCGCCAGAACTCGAAGTGGATGGCGAAATGCACGGCGATTGTGCGCTCGATCCGGAATTGCGCGCGCGCATCATGCCGGACTCGACGCTGACCGGTGCGGCCAATCTCCTGGTCATGCCGAACATCGATGCTGCGAACATCGCCTATAACCTCCTCAAGACGGCTGCGGGCAACAACGTGGCGATCGGACCGATCCTGCTGGGCGCTGCCAAGCCCGTGCACATCCTGACCGAATCCGCCACGGTGCGCCGTATCATCAACATGGCCGCGCTGGTAGTGGCCGATGCGGCGGCGCAGCAACAGGCACGCTGA
- the mtgA gene encoding monofunctional biosynthetic peptidoglycan transglycosylase produces the protein MAAQRRTSSTSRTGRIGRKRAWGAWQWAGYFFTLLIVGVLATQLYYFLQIGWWVRFDPQSTAFMRAAQTRLRETDPKATLRHEWVPYDRISRNLKRAIIASEDANFVNHDGYEIDAMLGAWEKNQKKGRIVAGGSTISQQLAKNLFLSSEKSYLRKAEEFTITWMLEFWMDKQRIFEIYLNSVEWGEGVFGAEAAARYYYGIPASKLSPWQAARLAVMLPRPRYFDTHRNSPYLSQRAGVIARRMGAAELPQ, from the coding sequence ATGGCTGCGCAGCGACGGACATCATCGACATCCCGCACCGGCCGCATCGGGCGCAAGCGGGCATGGGGGGCGTGGCAATGGGCAGGGTACTTCTTCACCTTGCTCATCGTCGGCGTGCTCGCAACGCAGCTCTACTACTTTCTGCAAATCGGCTGGTGGGTGCGTTTCGACCCGCAATCGACGGCATTCATGCGCGCCGCGCAGACGCGCTTGCGTGAAACGGATCCGAAAGCGACGCTCAGGCACGAATGGGTGCCTTACGACCGGATCTCGCGCAATCTGAAGCGCGCGATCATCGCCAGCGAAGACGCGAATTTCGTCAACCATGACGGTTACGAAATCGACGCCATGCTGGGCGCATGGGAGAAAAATCAGAAGAAAGGCCGGATCGTTGCCGGTGGCTCGACCATTTCGCAGCAACTCGCGAAGAATCTGTTCCTCTCCAGCGAGAAGAGCTACCTGCGCAAGGCCGAAGAATTCACCATCACGTGGATGCTCGAATTCTGGATGGACAAGCAGCGCATCTTCGAAATCTATCTGAACTCGGTGGAGTGGGGCGAGGGGGTGTTCGGTGCCGAAGCGGCAGCACGCTACTACTACGGCATTCCCGCCTCGAAGCTCTCGCCCTGGCAGGCGGCGCGGCTCGCGGTCATGTTGCCGCGTCCGCGCTACTTCGATACCCATCGGAACTCGCCATACCTCTCACAACGCGCGGGGGTCATTGCACGTCGCATGGGCGCGGCCGAACTGCCGCAGTAA
- a CDS encoding mechanosensitive ion channel family protein — protein sequence MTEVTPALTSFDAVTGFLAANAIHYGLSLLQAVLILLVGFWIAKRLSRFVQNTLNRSQHFDATLKPLIQSVVLWSVRIVTIIAVLAQFGVQTASIVAVLGAAGLAIGLALQGTLQNIAAGTMLLVLRPFRNGDYVTAGSAVAGTVEEIGLFTTTLTNADGIYVCVPNNQIWGQPITNFSRNATRRMEVTVGIALDDDLDAAMQALREHVSADKRVLDKPAPEIMVKQVSDSAVIVNVRVWALLGDYWGLYWDLQRNVKETVERVGCSLPYPTRTVVQVPSQAIPDAVQPRH from the coding sequence ATGACGGAAGTCACCCCTGCGCTCACATCGTTCGACGCCGTGACGGGTTTCCTTGCGGCCAACGCCATCCATTACGGTCTGTCGCTCTTGCAGGCCGTACTGATTCTGCTCGTCGGCTTCTGGATCGCGAAACGACTGTCCCGCTTCGTCCAGAACACACTTAACCGCTCGCAGCACTTCGATGCCACGCTCAAGCCGCTGATCCAGTCCGTCGTCTTGTGGTCGGTGCGCATCGTCACGATCATCGCGGTACTGGCGCAGTTCGGCGTGCAGACGGCGAGCATCGTCGCGGTGCTGGGCGCCGCCGGTCTGGCAATCGGCCTGGCGTTGCAAGGCACGTTGCAGAACATCGCGGCCGGCACGATGCTGCTCGTGCTGCGTCCGTTCCGTAACGGCGACTATGTGACGGCAGGCTCTGCGGTCGCCGGCACGGTCGAGGAAATCGGCTTGTTCACCACAACGCTCACGAATGCCGACGGCATTTACGTCTGCGTGCCGAACAATCAGATCTGGGGCCAGCCGATCACGAACTTCAGCCGCAACGCGACGCGCCGCATGGAAGTCACTGTCGGCATCGCGCTCGACGACGATCTGGACGCCGCGATGCAGGCCTTGCGCGAACACGTGAGCGCCGACAAACGTGTTCTCGACAAGCCCGCACCGGAAATCATGGTCAAGCAGGTGAGCGACAGCGCCGTGATCGTGAATGTGCGCGTGTGGGCACTGTTGGGCGACTACTGGGGGCTGTACTGGGACCTGCAACGTAACGTGAAGGAGACGGTCGAGCGCGTGGGTTGCTCGCTGCCCTACCCGACGCGTACCGTCGTGCAGGTACCGTCGCAGGCGATCCCCGATGCGGTCCAACCGCGTCACTGA
- the aroE gene encoding shikimate dehydrogenase yields the protein MTNQTPAGELPADRYAVIGHPVEHSQSPFIHAEFARETGQHLVYERLLAPLDAFAATVRTFIEHGARGANVTVPFKLEAHALADRLTARAQAAGAVNTLVFDAQGITGDNTDGVGLVRDIEGPLGVSLAGRRVLLLGAGGASRGAMLPLIEAKPAVLFVANRTAARADELVARFADAAGRHEVRLAGGGWERVPAGFDLVINATAGSLQGDVPPLPEGAFAEGSLAYDMMYGARPTVFMTHALSAGAARAADGLGMLVEQAAEAFAVWRGVRPSTDAVRAALRARLNAKA from the coding sequence ATGACAAACCAAACGCCTGCCGGGGAATTACCCGCCGATCGCTACGCCGTGATCGGTCACCCTGTCGAACATAGCCAGTCGCCATTCATTCACGCCGAGTTTGCCCGGGAGACAGGGCAGCACCTTGTCTACGAGCGCCTGCTCGCGCCGCTCGATGCGTTTGCGGCGACGGTGCGCACGTTCATCGAACACGGCGCGCGAGGTGCCAATGTCACCGTTCCCTTCAAGCTCGAAGCGCATGCGCTGGCAGATCGCCTGACAGCGCGCGCGCAGGCGGCCGGCGCAGTGAACACGCTGGTGTTCGATGCGCAGGGCATTACCGGCGACAACACCGATGGTGTGGGGCTGGTACGCGATATCGAAGGGCCGCTCGGCGTGTCGCTCGCGGGACGTCGCGTGCTGTTGCTCGGCGCGGGCGGTGCGTCGCGCGGTGCGATGCTGCCGCTGATCGAAGCCAAACCGGCCGTGCTTTTCGTCGCCAATCGCACGGCCGCGCGTGCTGACGAACTCGTCGCACGATTTGCCGACGCGGCCGGGCGTCACGAAGTGCGGCTTGCGGGCGGCGGTTGGGAGAGGGTTCCGGCGGGCTTCGACCTCGTCATCAATGCCACGGCCGGCAGCCTTCAGGGCGACGTGCCGCCGCTTCCCGAGGGTGCCTTTGCGGAAGGATCACTGGCGTACGACATGATGTACGGTGCACGGCCCACGGTTTTCATGACGCATGCCCTGTCGGCGGGGGCAGCCCGGGCCGCGGATGGCCTTGGCATGCTCGTCGAGCAGGCGGCGGAAGCGTTCGCCGTGTGGCGCGGCGTGCGACCGTCGACCGATGCCGTACGCGCGGCGTTGCGCGCCCGTCTCAACGCCAAAGCCTGA
- the pyrF gene encoding orotidine-5'-phosphate decarboxylase: MTFTQVLNAAWTRNNSLLCVGLDPEPSRIPAHLQGKPDAIFEFCRQIVDATAPYASAFKPQIAYFAAHRAEDQLEQLIAHIHANHPGLPVILDAKRGDIGSTAEQYAREAFERYRADAVTVNPYMGFDSLEPYLAYAEKGVIVLCRTSNPGGSDLQFLDVDGKPLYQTVARLAAGPWNTSGQIGLVVGATFPAEIAAVRGIVGDMPLLIPGVGAQGGDVEATVTAGRTANGTGMMINSSRAIIYAGRDENFAQAAAQAAQKTRDSINAYR; this comes from the coding sequence ATGACATTCACCCAAGTTCTCAACGCCGCCTGGACGCGCAACAACTCGCTGCTGTGCGTGGGCCTCGACCCGGAGCCGTCGCGCATTCCCGCGCATCTGCAAGGCAAGCCGGACGCGATTTTCGAATTCTGCCGTCAGATCGTGGACGCCACGGCGCCGTACGCCAGCGCCTTCAAACCGCAGATCGCCTATTTCGCAGCGCATCGCGCCGAAGATCAGCTCGAACAGCTGATCGCCCACATCCACGCCAATCACCCGGGCCTGCCGGTGATTCTCGACGCCAAGCGCGGCGACATCGGCAGCACTGCGGAGCAATACGCCCGTGAAGCGTTCGAACGCTATCGCGCCGACGCGGTGACGGTGAATCCGTACATGGGTTTCGACTCGCTGGAGCCGTATCTCGCCTACGCCGAAAAAGGGGTAATCGTCCTGTGCCGAACGTCGAATCCGGGCGGTAGCGACCTGCAATTCCTGGACGTGGACGGCAAGCCGCTCTATCAGACGGTGGCTCGACTGGCGGCCGGGCCCTGGAATACGAGCGGTCAGATCGGTCTGGTCGTCGGTGCCACGTTCCCCGCGGAAATCGCCGCGGTGCGCGGCATCGTCGGCGACATGCCATTGCTGATCCCGGGCGTTGGTGCGCAAGGGGGGGACGTCGAGGCGACGGTCACCGCCGGTCGCACGGCCAACGGCACCGGCATGATGATCAACTCATCGCGCGCCATCATCTATGCGGGCCGGGACGAAAACTTCGCGCAAGCCGCGGCGCAGGCTGCGCAGAAGACGCGCGACAGCATCAACGCCTATCGCTGA
- the corA gene encoding magnesium/cobalt transporter CorA: MINAFVIHHGRLQQVTCDHPSDLASVTPVWVDLHSESEEERRWVEEAYKVKLPSRDEVTDIEASARYYEDDDGVLHIRTDFLLDDEEQSRNVPVAFVVVKDLLISVHDEDLPVFRLVRMRARIRPGSVRDAMDVLLDLYSTDAEYSADSLEGVYAALEEVSKRVLGKNLTDADAAKALESIAAQEDLNGRIRRNVMDTRRAVSFLMRARMLKDEQYQEGKQIMRDIESLDNHTAYLFDKINFLMDATIGFININQNKIIKIFSVAAVAFLPPTLIASIYGMNFQMMPELAWEAGYPFAIGLMILSAIAPFLYFRHRGWLD, translated from the coding sequence TTGATCAACGCCTTCGTCATCCATCATGGCCGCCTGCAACAGGTGACTTGTGACCATCCCAGTGATCTGGCCAGTGTTACGCCGGTCTGGGTCGATCTGCACAGCGAATCCGAAGAGGAGCGTCGCTGGGTCGAAGAGGCCTACAAGGTCAAGCTGCCGTCACGCGATGAAGTGACCGATATCGAAGCTTCGGCGCGCTATTACGAAGACGACGACGGTGTGCTGCACATCCGCACCGACTTCTTGCTCGACGACGAAGAGCAGTCGCGCAACGTGCCGGTAGCGTTCGTTGTGGTCAAGGATCTGCTGATTTCCGTTCACGACGAGGATTTGCCGGTATTCCGTCTGGTTCGCATGCGCGCGCGGATCCGCCCGGGCTCGGTGCGTGACGCGATGGACGTGCTTCTCGACCTCTATTCAACCGATGCCGAGTACTCGGCCGATTCGCTCGAAGGCGTGTACGCCGCGCTCGAAGAGGTGAGCAAGCGCGTGCTCGGCAAGAACCTCACCGATGCCGACGCCGCCAAGGCGCTCGAAAGCATTGCCGCGCAGGAGGACTTGAACGGGCGCATTCGCCGGAACGTCATGGATACGCGACGTGCAGTATCGTTCCTGATGCGCGCCCGGATGCTCAAGGACGAGCAGTACCAGGAAGGCAAGCAGATCATGCGCGATATCGAGTCGCTCGATAATCACACGGCGTATCTGTTCGACAAGATCAACTTTCTGATGGACGCCACCATCGGCTTCATCAACATCAATCAGAACAAGATCATCAAGATCTTTTCGGTGGCCGCCGTGGCATTTCTGCCGCCGACGCTCATCGCCAGCATTTACGGCATGAACTTCCAGATGATGCCGGAACTGGCCTGGGAAGCCGGGTATCCGTTCGCGATCGGTTTGATGATTCTCTCGGCCATCGCACCGTTCCTGTATTTCCGTCATCGCGGCTGGCTCGACTGA
- the thiL gene encoding thiamine-phosphate kinase yields MTTTSPTGSSPLSEFSLIDRFFARATRQGEHVTLGIGDDCALLRPPAGEQLAISSDMLVEGRHFFADVDPRTLGHKTLAVNLSDLAAMGARPLGFTLALALPDSDPAWLGPFAQGLAELADRYECPLIGGDTTRGPRNLCVTVFGSVPGVQALRRDAAQPGDDLWISGTLGDARLALGALRGEWTLVDSELALARRAMDVPEPQIALGLALRGVARAALDISDGLLGDLGHILARSGMSAHIDVDALPRSALLAAQSPDIQRLCTLAGGDDYQLCFSADAAQRGRIEAIGNQLGIRVTRIGTIALPDARRTMLHLHDNTGASVAADFKSFDHFQ; encoded by the coding sequence ATGACCACGACATCCCCGACCGGCTCATCTCCACTGTCCGAGTTTTCGCTGATCGACCGCTTCTTTGCGCGAGCGACGCGGCAGGGTGAGCACGTCACGCTGGGCATCGGCGACGACTGTGCCCTGCTGCGCCCGCCGGCGGGAGAGCAACTCGCGATTTCGAGCGACATGCTGGTGGAAGGCCGGCATTTCTTTGCGGACGTCGATCCGCGCACGCTGGGTCACAAGACGCTCGCCGTGAATCTCTCGGATCTCGCCGCCATGGGCGCACGCCCGCTGGGCTTCACGCTGGCGTTGGCGCTCCCCGATAGTGACCCGGCATGGCTCGGCCCGTTTGCGCAGGGGCTCGCCGAACTGGCAGACCGCTACGAATGCCCCCTGATCGGCGGCGACACCACGCGGGGTCCACGCAATCTGTGCGTAACGGTCTTCGGCAGCGTGCCGGGCGTGCAAGCGCTGCGGCGCGACGCGGCGCAACCCGGTGACGACCTGTGGATCTCCGGCACGCTGGGCGACGCCCGCCTCGCACTCGGCGCGTTGCGCGGCGAATGGACGTTGGTCGACAGCGAGCTGGCGCTTGCGCGCCGCGCAATGGACGTGCCGGAACCGCAGATTGCACTCGGGCTGGCATTACGGGGCGTGGCCCGCGCCGCGCTCGATATATCGGACGGCTTGCTCGGCGATCTTGGCCATATCCTGGCGCGTTCGGGCATGAGTGCGCACATCGACGTCGATGCCTTGCCACGCTCGGCGCTGCTCGCAGCACAGTCGCCTGACATCCAGCGACTTTGCACGCTCGCCGGCGGCGACGATTATCAGCTTTGCTTCAGCGCGGATGCCGCGCAGCGCGGGCGAATCGAAGCGATCGGCAATCAACTCGGCATACGGGTCACGCGTATCGGTACAATAGCGCTTCCCGACGCGCGCCGAACGATGCTGCATCTCCATGACAATACGGGCGCGAGCGTCGCTGCCGACTTCAAAAGTTTCGACCATTTCCAATGA
- a CDS encoding phosphatidylglycerophosphatase A, translating to MSTDQTAAVNPGSGPRRPNSRFLLSHPAHLFSLGFGTGLSSFAPGTVGTLFGWASYLVLNLYLTVTDWAMLIAASIIGGIWICGFTARKLGIQDPSAVVWDEIVAFWIVLLLITPASFAGQLVAFVLFRFFDAVKPPPIRYFDRTVKGGLGIMLDDLVAAFCTLLVIALWRSV from the coding sequence ATGAGCACTGATCAAACGGCCGCCGTTAATCCGGGCAGCGGCCCGCGCCGGCCGAACTCGCGGTTCCTGCTGTCGCACCCTGCGCACCTGTTTTCGCTCGGCTTCGGCACGGGCCTCTCGTCATTCGCGCCGGGCACGGTGGGAACACTGTTCGGCTGGGCATCGTATCTGGTGCTCAATCTGTATCTGACCGTCACGGACTGGGCGATGCTGATCGCGGCATCGATCATCGGCGGCATCTGGATTTGCGGCTTCACGGCGCGCAAGCTCGGTATTCAGGACCCCAGCGCTGTCGTATGGGATGAGATCGTCGCGTTCTGGATCGTGTTGTTGCTGATTACGCCTGCGAGCTTCGCCGGCCAACTTGTCGCTTTCGTCCTGTTCCGCTTCTTCGACGCAGTGAAGCCACCGCCGATCCGCTATTTCGACCGGACAGTCAAAGGCGGGCTGGGGATCATGCTGGACGATCTGGTGGCGGCATTCTGTACGTTGCTCGTTATTGCGCTCTGGCGCTCGGTCTGA
- a CDS encoding ribonuclease domain-containing protein, whose protein sequence is MTMARWLHRSIVALTAASSVFLGANALARETAPYVTDQMATVSVAELPREAQRTLSLIAQGGPFPYAKDGITFGNYEKRLPKMPRGYYHEYTVPTPGARNRGAKRIVCGGNQRAIDPCYYTQDHYNSFKRIRE, encoded by the coding sequence ATGACAATGGCACGTTGGCTTCACCGGAGCATCGTGGCACTGACTGCGGCGAGCAGCGTCTTTCTGGGGGCCAATGCGTTAGCGCGTGAAACCGCGCCATACGTCACGGATCAAATGGCGACGGTATCCGTTGCCGAGTTGCCTCGCGAAGCGCAGCGCACGCTGTCGCTGATTGCCCAGGGCGGGCCGTTTCCCTATGCCAAGGACGGCATTACGTTCGGAAACTACGAGAAGCGTCTGCCCAAAATGCCGCGCGGCTATTACCATGAATATACGGTGCCGACTCCCGGTGCCCGCAATAGAGGCGCCAAGCGCATCGTCTGCGGGGGAAACCAACGAGCTATCGATCCGTGTTACTACACCCAAGACCACTACAACAGCTTTAAACGCATAAGGGAATGA
- a CDS encoding CinA family protein: MVSEQNLLAQLSVKVGNRLRDERLLLATAESCTGGLVAAAITDISGSSNWFERGFVTYSNQAKSEMIGVPPELIEKHGAVSEPVARAMAEGALLNSRAQVSLSITGVAGPSGGTADKPVGMVCFGWSNRVTTVVETKHFKGDRTQVRSQAAQYALRGIIELLDKQA, encoded by the coding sequence GTGGTCTCCGAACAAAATCTTTTGGCCCAGTTGTCGGTAAAGGTCGGCAACCGTCTGCGCGACGAGCGTTTGTTGCTCGCGACAGCCGAGTCGTGCACCGGTGGACTCGTTGCCGCAGCGATTACTGACATTTCCGGCAGCAGTAACTGGTTCGAGCGAGGTTTCGTCACATACTCGAATCAGGCCAAGTCGGAGATGATCGGCGTGCCCCCCGAACTGATCGAAAAGCACGGCGCCGTGAGCGAGCCCGTGGCACGCGCGATGGCCGAAGGCGCGTTGCTCAATAGCCGCGCGCAGGTCTCGCTGTCGATCACCGGCGTGGCGGGGCCAAGCGGTGGCACCGCCGACAAGCCCGTTGGCATGGTTTGCTTCGGTTGGAGCAATCGTGTGACGACCGTCGTCGAGACGAAGCACTTCAAGGGCGACCGCACACAGGTCCGCAGTCAAGCGGCGCAATACGCGCTGCGCGGCATCATCGAATTGCTCGACAAGCAAGCGTGA